One Osmerus eperlanus chromosome 2, fOsmEpe2.1, whole genome shotgun sequence genomic window, GGAATGTCTCAAAGGCCTCGTGTCTCTGACGGGATGGCGGTACGGTTTGAGAAGGGAGTAAATCACAGACTCATAATTCCCCAAAAGATGACTAGATAGCGCTGATATATTCTCACAGATGGGGGTGTCTAGCTCCTAGCTGTTGGGAATGAGAGAATTACCTCCTTTTCGAATTAACTGACAATGGAAATAATACAGATAGCTGCACTGTGTTATAGGTGAGTCATTTCAAGAGATTTAGTTGATCAAAGACACTATTCAACCATGCCAACAAAAGACCTCCTAATGTCCCACCATGCTTTTCAGCTGAATTCACGATTATTTTCAGGTTTAACACAACAATGAGCCAAATATTGACACTACAAAGCATTTTGTTGCAAAATCCAAAGTAAAAGAGGTTACCAAATTGAGTCcattcacagcacacaccaCTAAGCATCGCAGCTTTCATGAGTCGATCAAGAAATATTCTAAGTAGTGTTATCTACATGGCTTCAGGATATGAAGATAATGCAGTGGAAGAGAAGCAATCCTTAGGAGGAGAGAATGACCCAGATCACCTTTCTGGGTTAGGGTAGaaaagaagaggaaagagaggattgtagaacaggtggaggagagacagggagagtaaAGAGAGGATTGTagaacaggtggaggagagacagggagagtaaAGAGAGGATTGTagaacaggtggaggagagacagggagagtaaAGAGAGGATTGTagaacaggtggaggagagacagggagagcggATGAAAGAGTGAAAAGAAGTCGGGATGAAGGGGAGACTGGAGGAGTGGAAAGATGAGAATACAGAGGACATTGGTCGAGCTGTGAACTCTGTCCCTCTCTATCTGAATAACCAACATGGAGATGAACAATGTACACCTTCTCTGAcaaagtcttctctgcttgagggAGATTGGGACGGGAGCCGAGGAAGTGGAGGTGATCTAAAAGGAGATGAAAGGAAAAGCAGGCAGCAacagagctggaggaaggagggacgagagcaaaggaggagcaggaggcggagagcaaggcagaggagaagaaagaaccgaaaaaagaaaaatatggAAGGACTGGAAATGTAGGGGGAAGAGTACGAGGAAGATAAGGATGAAGATGTGAGTTTGCTAAGAGAGCAACACTGCTGTCAACACCATCAGTCATGTTACAGATGTGATCTTTCAAGTCTAATCCGTCACCGCAAAACAAATGCCTACTTGTGACACACTGCTTACAGATCACtataaaattacaaatatagacagttaacccttgtgttatcttcgggtcgttctgacccatcagtcattgtgacccaccgtcgtattgcgacaactttaccgcatacaaaaacaaagtgaagcattttcttttaacagttgggctgtctcagaccccccacattgcgaaggttaaaagaaaattatttttatttgtttttgtattgggtaaaattgggtaaacacaacgatggttcgttatgaacctttgggtcatgtgacccgaaggcagcacgagggttaagaacgtGTTTGACGTAGTCCTTACCATGTCGGCCAAGCTCCTAAGCAGAGAAGTGTCTGTGCCGCGTCTTGAGAGTCTAGCTGAAGGCGACAAGCAATGGAAACACAACGGTTCTGAGGCAGGAAAGTCTTTTACACACATGGAGTCTCATAACAACCTAGACAGACCCACTCCCTAGGGCCAGGgctagggatggagggagggaggaattggATGGATAGAAGAACAGACAGGCTGCCTTTTCAACTTCAACCCCAGCCACAACTCTTCATTTACGCCCGACCACATcagcctgacagagacatgTCTGGAGTGCGAAACTCGACTCTCTATGAGGCTTTGTCTGGGTCTGGCAGATGTGAGAACCTCAGAAGGCCTTACCCAGATGGGACTCCTTCAGCCCTGGTCCTATCAGGCCACCAAACAATGCCCAGCAGTGTAATGCCGAGCTGGGCTCTGCTCAGACTCAACAAGGCCTTGTCTGTGCTGCCCAAACCCTCCAGTTGGGCTAAATCGGACTAACACTGTGTACAACCAGTCAATGAGTCAGTCCATCTCTGTGTTGACACTCACCCCAtcacatctctttctctctccctatcaaAGGGGCAGACAGTaagatatacagacagacagtcgtaggaccttcagacagacagacgaccaAATAAAGAAGAACGAGAACGGAATCTCGAGTGAGCAGATGTAAGCAGTGCAGTCCTTCACACAgactgacactgacacacattgtGACCGAGCTCGGACATTCCACATCTCTCCAAAGCCACTGACTTTTAGTGTGTCTGAGCGCATGTGCGGAACGCATCGCTTCTGTATTACTACGGGGTAACCATGGTAACAGACGGGTCCGTTAGTTTGAATGCTTGCTTCCCAATGTAGTTTGACAGGGCGGGTTCAGATCCAGAAACGCTACAGCTAACAGGCATGAATGGTAGGTTTTATGGGGGCTTTTTTTCTCTATGTGGACAGAAGCCAAATCATCACTTGCAGATGGGCCTTGATCAAATCTGGATTTCCAGTAGCTCGGTAGCAGCTGTACATAAACAGAGACAAACGGTCAGTGAGTCGAGAAACACATTTGCACCAGCAAGACTTCATAGCACATTCAccagcgccctctgctggtgaaTGTGTGAAAGGCAAAAGCAATGTGTGGATCGTAGGTACTGACAgaggccgggtttcccagattcgttaagaagctctcttaacgctaagagcttcttaggagcgttctaagagagcttcttaacgaatctgggaaacccggccagaGCCTGTCTACGACATTATCTGGTACTGACCACTGCAGACGGGGAACACCCCACAAGAGCTGCAGTTTTGGAGTAGCTCTGGCTTTGACGTCTAGCCATCACAATTTGGCCCTTATCAAAGGCTCTCAAATCCTTGCCTATTTTTCCTGCTTCCAACACCTCAACTTAAACAACAAAATGTTCACTTTCATGTATAATATATCCCACCCACTGACAGGTGCCGTAACGAGATAATCAGTGTTATTCACTTCACCCGTCAGTGGtcataattatatagctgatcGGCGTATATTACAAAGCGTTATCATTTTTTGATTAAAATGGCAATTGCCTAACTAGGAGGTGCGCTTCAAGGCCACCAATCATTCCTAACATTCCTGATTAGGAAGAAAACAGCTCCATGTCTTTCAATGCCTACTTTAGTTATTTTTGACAGTCATTTAACATAATCATATCACAGGTGAAAGAAACAGATGGAGCACAAcatattcaatattattcactGATATGGCtaaagcagtggttctcaaccctggtcctcagggaccccctgtcctgtatagacgtttccctgctccaacacacctgattcaaataaatgggtcgttatctagctctctagaagcctggtaacgaacatgcatttgaatcaggtgtgttggagccaagacacatctaaagcatgcagaacaggggttccctgaggaccagggttgagaaccactgggctAAAGGCTGCACAGGACAAAGTACCAAAGAACCTCTGTGATGAAGACCAACACAAGGGTGTACAAATTCAACATTTTATTTTCTACCCGGTTACATAGACTTCTACGATTTTGTGATTGGTTTGAAAACAActtatacaaataaaaaatagcaTTCTTTAGATTTTCGTCTGTTCTTTATTTGCTCATCTATATGACAGCTTAAAAGCCTGTAGGCTACTGTCCAGCAACAGTGCATGGAGGAAACGTCCCTGAtttattaaaaaacaaaaacatttcacaTCAGTAAGCTCGCAGTATCTATATTGCCCTAATTGTCAGTAAAAACATAACATCCAAAGAAAGATTTGTTTACAGTTAAAGCAGATTGTTGGTGTTACGCTTAATATTCATAATTGTTCTAATAACAAAAAATACCTATAAAGACCAAGGTTGCAAGCATAAAGTTTATACAGCTATATGAAAAGGGATGGGGGTGAACTGGATTTGAAGCGATATTTCTTCGGGACAGCATTACTAAGGCCTGCAAAAATCTTTCACCGTCGTTTATCAATAACTTGATAAACGGGAAAACAAATAGCTCCATTATAACGTCTTAGTCAAGCTTGCTTTTACTACCATTGCAGATGTTCTACATTAGACTTCTAGATCTTAATCTTAAAGCATTGCATGAAACAACAGGTCATTTTAATTGGTCTGAAAAACATCCAGCACGACTTTAAAAGTTTCTCCTTTATTCTATCGAATATGATTTACCACCCGTTTCTGAATCATTAATTACTGACGCCTGCCCCCCAAGCACATCATCTCTTTTGCAATTCTCAAGTCATCAACATACCATCACTCAATCAGTAAGATCTATACCAGCTACTGTATAGTACCCATCAGAAGGCCTGGTGACCCGTCGGTCCAGCGCCAATGAATACTTTAGTAATGACGCAATGGCAAGTTTGAGATGCACCTTCAGTTCAGTTAGTGCGAAACCTGGGGTCTCTTGCCCAAAGGTAAAACCTTGCAAATAAAATTACCATAAATGCAGTCTATCAAGTTGTTGAGCATCATCTCTTTTCACATGAAACTGTTAAATAAGTGGGTTGAAGCAGAAGCATAGTGGTCAAAGTTGAGGTACAAAGTTCTTATAGTAAACCAAAGAAAAGAGTGAATATGAAAGGGcagtgagagaagagggggaaacaGACAAAATGTCATTGAAAAAAGGAGGATAATAGAAAAGACTTGAGATCCTGAAACAGCACAGAGAATGGGTATTTCTTAGTCACTGACAGCCCACACTTAACTTTTAGTTTTAACTTTTAAGAcaaataggagcaagtagggatGACAGTTGGTTAAGAACTCAACAATTCACATCTACGGAAAAGCAATGGTGAGGTGAAAAGACAGTGAAACATATGATGGCAAATTTCAAATAAATGGTTCTCTTTATTTAATCAATGACTTCCAAATAGACTAAACTCAACCCGTTAGTTTTAAATGTTGAATCCTctacaaaagaaaagaaaaaaagaagcaaaACTATTTCACATCCACGATTGCGTTATCAAATCATTGGTTTTCAAAGGGAAAGAAAAGAACTGTGTCCACCTTGCTTGCTCCAAGTGAATCCATCGACTCAAGAATCCATCTGCACTTATCCACCTGTGCTCGAAGTGGTGCATGCCGTTACCATATGACCGTGcaacttgaccccccccccctcaccccacatacacacactcacacacatacatacacacaaacctctcAAACAGGATATACAAAAGCTTGTGTTTAGCATTAAAACAGTGCAGGGCCTTAACATACACAGTAGACACCTCCCacaatcctcccccccccccatccttcccCTTATCCTCCACAGCGCCTGCGTGTGCATTTACACCACTGAAaggaagggccagtttcatcatCAAAGTGACAGGATAACAGagcaggagaaggggagaacacacacacacagtacaacaaaccccctctctcacacattcatacaaacaGTTAAAAACAGTAGTTTTAGAGAAAAACAGGACTGAACCCTGGGTACTGTTTGCCATGTTGCTGTTTGGTGAAGAGGGAACAAGAAGTGGGAAGGTAGAGGAAGAgtatgggggtgatgggggcggctgaggtggggagagaggttcAGCGGGTGTTATTTCTTGGCTTTTCCGCCCTTGGCTGAATTTCTTGGCGGAGTGACGGGTCTTCCAGACCCCATACCGCCGCCTCCGTAGGAATACAGCTTCTTGTCGGCTGGCTTGAGAATCTGGGGGACAAAGAGAGTCTCGTCTTAACACAGCGCTGCTAAAGACATTCGCCACAACAGACTGGAACTAAACAGGTATGCTGATGTTGACAGAGAGAGCGTGACAGTGACGGAAGGAGCATGCAAGGAGGTAAAAGCAGCAGGAAAAACTTCCAGGCTACGGCTGAAACGCTTCAGAAATTTCTGCGTACCTGGAAGGAACACATGAGGGTTTCGTCCACGCTCATCATGGCACCAGCATTGTCAAACTCCCCACAGTAGTTAGGAGCCGAGAACAGGGTAACAAGTTGTCTCTTTGCAAAGAACTCGTAGCCATCTTCTACGACCTATGGACAAGGATGGGTGGTTTAAAAACacgcgagagacagagagaaagacaagagagcgagaggtagCTCAATATGACCCAGTATTTGTTATCCCAACAGCCTTTACCTGATGTGCCCTGCATATAAGGTCCATATCGTGCTTGTGCAAAAATTTGGCCACCACATCTGCCCCAAATGTGAAGGAGACTCCACGGTCATTCTCTCCCCATCCCAGGACATCTTTGTCTGGGTCGGCCCACAGCAGGTCACACAGCAAGCCCTGGTCGGGCACGTCTGTGGGGCGCATTACTCTGCGTACCTGCTCCATGGACTGGAGGTCTGGAGACAGGCCTAGGTAGGAAACATCAAACACGTGATGAGCCACACACAACCATTTATAAACGAGTGACTACGctccagggctctagagtgcgaccactttggtcgcactatgcgaccaaaatgtgtacgggtgcgactaaattttttcctaggtcgcaccggtgcacctaacctcctcgcatccgctgtctctccacaaacgaagcgtttgttatcctaaaacggaactgacactcatggttggatcatatcgtggtctaaaccaatcagagacagagatggggcgggtctttgcctctgattggctgtggtccagatattcctgtagctccgtgctgtgtgattgaaattacgacctgagcaccagagtcagtttagcagacctgggcattgtatggcccgcgggccataaccggccacaggctgtctcaatccggccagcgtgaggtaaatcaaaaatttaaaataaataaatgtgttgagcggtagtaactatgtagtcctgaaagactacagtgatcaggcgatttacatatgtgcacttgcgcaacctcacagacaggagagttagctgttggttagccctcgaaaatgaaaaactttgccactgattaacttttaacaagacatggacttctaagtatctgtttactgaggtcaaagtgaaagctgtgaagaaaaaaaactaacgcggacataataagaacttgactgattcagtgggcgcgggctgatggtttgctagttgaactgcagaccctggtcattacctgtcagctgtccttcgcatatccacctcagacattcagacagatttcgatgcacttgttcaagcccactggatttctctcacagaacaaaatgaactgaaaaaacttattgctttttgtataaagttgatcaattccacatctaacatactgcaaaacaacttttcagtggttgtgaagattaactggttacaaataaaatgaaacactgttgttgttgtttatactgtttattacttctataatctttcctatttgacctacaccaaaatctaaaatatttatataaatatttacagaatatccttattcttctgataaccagtagcagctaatcaaaatatatactttactgctttttacaatgggagaaaatgaatagtgagcaaattgatgaggccctccaacacatttcaggtttctcatgtggccccttgtaaaaatgaattgcggacccgagttacgaagctgggtcatggagctaacccatggagctaggattttgatgctagggagagtgtggcaagatgatttagccaaggccatagggcaagaaggccaaattacaggtgttggccatctgaagggcatgggacagcaaggtgggacctgctataagactttgagccatgaaatgttaggtctcagttcagggaagcacttttaaacagtagcactttctattttgaaatgttttattttgcttaaaatgttttagtttggtagctcagtgaagcacttaagatttttttatatatatacagtatgattgtgcttcaaataaaaaatgtatttacctactccttattcttgtttaagatcatttacataatatatatgaatgtatatggagcgtgataaaaaggtgaccttgaaattgtggcgacgcaaggaaaaatttgggtgcacctaaattttgtgctggtgcacctaaataaaaaagttaggcgcaccagtgcaaccaaggcaacaagttagtctggagccctgcgcTCTATTATAAATTTGATCACCCACCGATCGACAACGAACGGACGTTGCCGGGTGATACCAGATAAAACAAGAGCATCATAGCCTCATCCCCACTCACCTCCGTGACAACAGAAGATCTTCTCGTCTACGATGGCAGCCACAGGCAAGCAGTTGAAGCAGTCTGTGAAAGTCTTCCACAACTTGATGTTGTATCGTCTCTTACCTAGGATAGGAGGTTCCACAACGGACAACCGTTAACCGGATGATGATGTGCGTGTGGTGAACGTAGCCACGGGAGAGGCCTCGTACTTACACTCGTCATAGAAGCCGTAAATGCGGTTTATAGAGGCACACTCGTGGTTGCCGCGCAGCAGAAAGAAGTTCTCTGGATATTTGACCTTGTAGGCTAGCAACAGGCAGATGGTCTCCAGGGACTGTTTCCCTCGGTCCACATAGTCTCCCAGGAACAGGTAGTTGCTCTCCGGGGGGAAGCCTCCGTACTCAAACAGACGCAGGAGGTCATAATACTGACCATGGACATCACCTACAGAGAGCACCACAAAGATGTACACCTTGAAAAACGCATAAACGCTTTGCTTGGCGTATAATGTCCCAACTTTAAAATCTAGGCCGCTGTAGCTAGCGGCGAGACGCCTGCCAGTTTCCTGCAGAACTCACCGCAGATTTTGAGTGGTGCCTCTAGCTCGAGCAGAATGGGCTGGCTGAGGAAGATTTCACGGGACTTGAGACAAAGGCCGCGGATCTCGTTTTCTGTCAGCTGAACGTTTTTGCCTGGCCGAGAGCCCTTAACTGTACCAACAGAAGACAGGGAGAACAAGGGTAACATCACGCATCATGTCATCAACCCAAGGTCAGAGAAATGCACAGTCACAGCACTGGATGTGAAAAACATAAAACGTGACAAGATACACGGTACCATGTCAATCGATACCAGGGGCCAGCGTTTTGAAGCAAAGGCTACTTCAGAGTAAATATGTGGCCCTAGTACGAGTAGGCATGCCTTCTTTCTCCTAATCCTACCAGAACATTGTCTGTTAACTCAGCCCAGCTTGCAGCCTTGCTCACTGAGATATAAAACACCATATACGCGACAGCACACTACACTTCCTCGATTTCATCCTATTAAGATTTCATCAAGGCATGCTAACTATTTCAGAGCACAGTTAGCATGACGTGTTGGGAGGGTCACATGGGCGTTGCTGGGTTAGGCGTCGCCCTGCACTTTCAAAACATTCCGGTGTCTTCACGCCATTTCAAGAATCTAGCAGGTTTATGGAGCAGGTGTTTTTTTGCATTCACACCCAAACCACAAGAATGGGAAATCAGAAATAAATCTTATTTAGATTAGAATGTAAATCACAAAACAAAAAAGGCACATATGAAGGTCAAGTTGTTAGTCTACAACAGACAAGTACACCGGCCTATCCTGTAGCTGATTTTCCACTTGACGTCTTGACATCTGCACGATTCTGATTGAAGGACGCTTTGAGGCTTTTGTGATGTAACTTCCTGCTTTGGCTTCCACTTCCTGCCCTCACCCCAAACCAAAGCATCCACAGTACCTTTGACAGGGACAGGGATTGAAG contains:
- the ppp1caa gene encoding protein phosphatase 1, catalytic subunit, alpha isozyme a isoform X2, encoding MAEPDKLNIDSIIQRLLEVKGSRPGKNVQLTENEIRGLCLKSREIFLSQPILLELEAPLKICGDVHGQYYDLLRLFEYGGFPPESNYLFLGDYVDRGKQSLETICLLLAYKVKYPENFFLLRGNHECASINRIYGFYDECKRRYNIKLWKTFTDCFNCLPVAAIVDEKIFCCHGGLSPDLQSMEQVRRVMRPTDVPDQGLLCDLLWADPDKDVLGWGENDRGVSFTFGADVVAKFLHKHDMDLICRAHQVVEDGYEFFAKRQLVTLFSAPNYCGEFDNAGAMMSVDETLMCSFQILKPADKKLYSYGGGGMGSGRPVTPPRNSAKGGKAKK
- the ppp1caa gene encoding protein phosphatase 1, catalytic subunit, alpha isozyme a isoform X1; protein product: MAEPDKLNIDSIIQRLLEVGTVKGSRPGKNVQLTENEIRGLCLKSREIFLSQPILLELEAPLKICGDVHGQYYDLLRLFEYGGFPPESNYLFLGDYVDRGKQSLETICLLLAYKVKYPENFFLLRGNHECASINRIYGFYDECKRRYNIKLWKTFTDCFNCLPVAAIVDEKIFCCHGGLSPDLQSMEQVRRVMRPTDVPDQGLLCDLLWADPDKDVLGWGENDRGVSFTFGADVVAKFLHKHDMDLICRAHQVVEDGYEFFAKRQLVTLFSAPNYCGEFDNAGAMMSVDETLMCSFQILKPADKKLYSYGGGGMGSGRPVTPPRNSAKGGKAKK